A single region of the Gossypium arboreum isolate Shixiya-1 chromosome 12, ASM2569848v2, whole genome shotgun sequence genome encodes:
- the LOC108477261 gene encoding 40S ribosomal protein S13, producing MGRMHSRGKGISASALPYKRTPPSWLKISSQDVEENICKFAKKGLTPSQIGVILRDSHGIAQVNSVTGSKILRILKAHGLAPEIPEDLYHLIKKAVAIRKHLERNRKDKDSKFRLILVESRIHRLARYYKKTKKLPPVWKYESTTASTLVA from the exons ATGGGTCGCATGCACAGCCGCgg CAAGGGTATTTCTGCCTCAGCTCTACCTTATAAGAGAACTCCACCAAGCTGGCTCAAGATCTCTTCTCAAGAT GTCGAGGAGAACATTTGCAAATTTGCAAAAAAGGGCTTGACCCCATCTCAGATCGGTGTCATTCTTCGTGACTCTCATGGCATTGCTCAGGTTAACAGCGTTACTGGAAGCAAAATCTTGCGTATCCTCAAGGCTCACG GTCTTGCCCCTGAAATTCCCGAGGATTTGTACCACCTTATTAAGAAGGCTGTTGCGATCCGCAAGCATTTGGAGAGAAACAGGAAGGATAAGGATTCCAAGTTTCGGTTGATTCTTGTTGAGAGCAGGATTCACAGGCTTGCTCGTTACTACAAGAAAACAAAGAAGCTTCCACCTGTCTGGAAATA TGAGTCTACGACTGCCAGCACCCTCGTTGCTTAG
- the LOC108478395 gene encoding protein PPLZ12-like: MGNTSCMFCTCVEQGNIGVVERFGRFEKLAEPGLHIFNPFAGQYLAGILSTRISSLDVRIETKTKDNVFVQLLCSIQYRVVKAHADDAFYELQNPDEQIRAYVFDVVRALVPRMNLDDLFEQKGEVAKAVLEELGKVIGDYGYSIEHILMVDIIPDPAVRTAMNEINAAQRLQLASVYKGEAEKVLQVKRAEAEAESKYLGGVGVARQRQAITDGLRENILDFSHKVEGTSAKEVMDLIMITQYFDTIKDLGNSSKNTTVFIPHGPGHVRDIGEQIRNGLMEASTAQINVE, translated from the exons atgggGAATACGTCTTGCATGTTTTGTACCTGCGTCGAACAGGGGAATATCGGCGTGGTGGAGCGGTTTGGCCGGTTCGAGAAATTGGCGGAGCCTGGCCTCCACATATTTAATCCTTTCGCCGGTCAGTATCTCGCCGGCATCCTTTCAACCAGAATCTCCTCCCTCGATGTTCGCATCGAAACCAAAACCAAG GACAATGTGTTTGTGCAATTGCTTTGCTCGATTCAGTACAGAGTGGTGAAGGCACATGCTGATGATGCATTTTACGAGCTGCAAAATCCCGATGAACAGATCCGGGCCTATGTGTTTGATG TTGTTCGAGCTCTAGTTCCTAGAATGAATTTGGATGATCTCTTTGAACAAAAGGGTGAGGTTGCTAAAGCTGTTCTTGAGGAACTTGGAAAG GTGATAGGAGATTATGGATATAGCATTGAGCACATACTGATGGTTGACATTATACCTGATCCTGCTGTGCGCACGGCAATGAATGAGATAAATGCAG CTCAAAGACTTCAGCTTGCCAGTGTGTACAAAGGTGAAGCTGAGAAAGTGCTCCAAGTCAAAAGAGCAGAAGCTGAAGCCGAATCCAAGTACCTGGGTGGAGTCGGTGTGGCCAGGCAGCGTCAGGCAATCACAGATGGGTTGAGGGAAAACATTTTGGACTTCTCTCACAAGGTGGAAGGCACCTCAGCCAAGGAGGTGATGGATCTTATTATGATCACACAATATTTCGACACGATCAAGGACCTCGGCAACTCCTCAAAGAACACTACCGTGTTTATTCCCCATGGACCTGGTCACGTTAGGGACATTGGTGAGCAGATCCGGAATGGGCTGATGGAGGCATCAACTGCTCAAATAAATGTTGAATGA
- the LOC108479755 gene encoding LRR receptor kinase SERK2-like — MGSMPSPLFFFFFLLFTIQCCFSSNTSELRALMDIKASLDPDNQYLTSWTTKSDPCSFEGLACNEQGQVANISLQGKGLSGKISPAIAELQNLTGLFLHYNSLYGEVPREIANLTQLADLYLNMNNLSGEIPPEIAQMDSLRVLQLCYNQLTGSIPTQFGSLKKLNVLALQSNQLTGAIPASLGDLGTLIRLDLSFNDLFGSIPTKLADAPLLEVLDIRNNSLSGNVPLALKRLNDGFLFQNNLGLCGSGFASLEPCNTSYQTNPTRPEAYGQGVTGMSREIPETANLRLPCEQSQCSKPSKSRKGPILVGLVVVTVALSAIGLLIFKQYRNRKPKLGTSFEEPEAKEGYRKKGSPLVSFEYTNGWDPLDGSRNFNGFTQDVLQSFRFNLEEIETATQYFSESNLLGKSNFASTYKGFLRDGSAVVIKSINKTSCKSDDSEFLKGLNVLASLKHENVVRLRGFCCSKARGGCFLVYDFVPNGNLLQYLDVKNGDGTVLDWSTRVSIVKGIAKGIAYLHEYKVNKPALVHQNISAEKVLVDHRFNPLLSDSGLHNILTIDIVFGSLKASAAMGYLAPEYANTGRFTEKSDVYAFGTLVLQLLSGKQKVTSSVRLGAETRKYQDFIDPNLHGRFFEHEAAKLARIAWLCIHECPIERPSMEEVVQELGNCNGRP, encoded by the exons ATGGGTTCCATGCCatctcctctcttcttcttcttttttcttctcttcacaATCCAATGTTGTTTCAGTTCAAACACTAGTGAGCTAAGAGCTTTAATGGATATCAAAGCCTCTTTAGACCCTGATAATCAATACTTAACTtcatggaccactaaaagtgACCCTTGTTCTTTTGAAGGCTTAGCGTGTAACGAACAAGGCCAAGTAGCCAACATTTCCTTACAAGGCAAAGGATTGTCCGGCAAAATCTCACCGGCCATTGCTGAGCTTCAGAACTTGACCGGTCTTTTCTTGCATTACAACTCTTTATACGGTGAAGTACCGAGAGAAATAGCTAACTTGACTCAACTCGCCGATTTGTATCTTAATATGAATAATCTATCCGGTGAGATCCCGCCGGAGATTGCTCAGATGGATAGCTTGCGAG TGTTGCAGCTGTGTTATAACCAGTTAACTGGGAGCATACCAACACAGTTTGGTTCTTTAAAGAAGCTTAATGTTCTTGCTTTACAATCAAATCAACTCACTGGTGCAATCCCTGCAAGTTTAGGAGATTTGGGTACTTTAATAAGGCTTGATTTGAGCTTTAATGATCTCTTTGGTTCAATCCCAACAAAACTAGCTGATGCTCCACTGCTTGAAGTTCTTGATATAAGGAACAATTCTCTTTCAGGCAATGTTCCTCTTG CTCTCAAGAGATTGAATGATGGGTTTCTGTTTCAAAACAATCTGGGTTTATGTGGCTCTGGTTTTGCATCACTTGAACCATGTAATACCTCTTATCAAACTAATCCAACCAGACCTGAAGCATATGGACAAGGGGTAACTGGTATGTCTAGAGAAATACCAGAGACAGCAAATCTAAGGTTGCCTTGTGAACAATCTCAGTGTTCTAAGCCGTCGAAATCTCGAAAGGGTCCGATTCTCGTCGGCCTAGTTGTTGTCACAGTTGCATTATCAGCTATAGGGTTACTCATATTCAAACAATACCGTAACCGAAAACCGAAGCTCGGTACCTCATTCGAAGAACCTGAAGCCAAGGAGGGGTACAGGAAGAAAGGTTCGCCGCTCGTTAGCTTCGAGTACACTAATGGTTGGGATCCTTTAGATGGTAGTAGGAACTTCAATGGCTTCACACAAGATGTGTTGCAAAGTTTTAGGTTCAATTTAGAAGAAATAGAGACTGCAACTCAGTACTTTTCGGAGTCGAATTTGTTGGGAAAAAGTAACTTTGCTTCAACATATAAAGGGTTCCTTAGAGATGGATCAGCTGTCGTGATTAAAAGCATTAATAAAACTAGCTGTAAATCAGATGATTCCGAGTTCTTGAAAGGATTGAATGTTTTAGCATCGTTGAAACACGAGAATGTAGTCCGGTTAAGAGGATTTTGTTGCTCAAAAGCACGCGGTGGGTGCTTCCTCGTTTATGATTTCGTCCCAAACGGAAATTTGCTACAGTATCTCGACGTAAAGAATGGTGACGGCACGGTCCTAGATTGGTCTACAAGAGTTTCCATTGTTAAAGGCATAGCCAAAG GGATAGCATACTTGCATGAATACAAAGTAAACAAACCGGCTCTCGTTCACCAAAACATATCAGCCGAGAAAGTGCTCGTCGACCACCGGTTTAATCCCCTACTTTCAGATTCTGGCTTACACAACATCCTCACCATTGACATTGTCTTTGGTTCACTCAAAGCCAGTGCTGCCATGGGTTATCTCGCACCCGAATATGCCAACACGGGTCGTTTCACCGAGAAGAGCGACGTTTACGCGTTCGGGACACTCGTTCTCCAACTCCTTTCGGGTAAACAAAAGGTGACCAGCTCGGTACGTTTAGGAGCTGAAACTCGTAAGTACCAAGATTTCATAGACCCGAACCTTCACGGTCGGTTCTTTGAACACGAAGCGGCTAAACTAGCAAGAATAGCATGGCTTTGCATTCATGAATGTCCTATAGAAAGACCATCAATGGAGGAAGTGGTCCAAGAATTGGGTAACTGCAATGGCCGTCCTTAA
- the LOC108477086 gene encoding uncharacterized protein LOC108477086, with translation MASTISMPPTDPSSSSTEDPAAKAVNKRYEGLITVRTKATKGKGAWYWAHLEPILVRNPESSLPKAVKLKCSLCDAVFSASNPSRTAAEHLKRGTCPNFSSVLRPNPSLSPLPISSLASPSVSYHHNHRKRSPSAAVSLLRNQVSNNNSHDTNNNSNSNSLAIVESTRLLSYTSHTNNNNNNVGLTQHHLVLSGGKEDLGALAMLEDSVKKLKSPKISPGPALSKGQIDSAFDLLADWFYESCGSVSFSSLEHPKFRAFLNQVGMPAISRRDLSGARLDNKFYEAKDESEARIRDAMFFQVASDGWKRKSCCCSSYTSSSSGGSNFGCVEENFVKFSVNLPNGSSLYQKAVFTGGPVSTKQAEEVLWETVMGIPGNGVQKCVGIVSDHKVKALKNLEIQNNWMVNLSCQLQGFISLIKDFSKELLLFRTVTENSLKLANFVNNNLQARNSFRKYKMQELDCAGLIRVPFNECHCSSNIAHVFAMLEDILNCSQVLQMVVLDDSYKGICIEDPVAREVASIVQNEGFWNDLGAVYALVKLIRGMAHEIEVERPLIGQCLPLWEELRVKVKEWCAKFNIAEAPVEKIVEKRFRKNYHPAWSAAFILDPLYLIRDTSGKYLPPFKCLTHEQEKDVDKLITRLVTKEEAHVALMELMKWRSEGLEPLYAQAVQVKQRDSVTGKLKIANPQSSRLVWETCLSEYKSLGKVAVRLIFLHATSCGFKRNWSLMKWICVHRHSRIGLERAQKMIFIAAHSKLGRRDFSNEEEKDADLFMIGSEDDILNGVFTDAP, from the coding sequence ATGGCTTCCACCATCTCTATGCCACCAACTGACCCTTCTTCTTCATCTACAGAAGACCCAGCAGCTAAAGCCGTCAACAAACGGTACGAAGGGCTCATCACGGTTCGAACCAAGGCTACTAAAGGCAAAGGAGCTTGGTATTGGGCACATCTCGAACCGATCCTTGTTCGGAACCCAGAGAGTAGTCTACCGAAAGCGGTGAAACTCAAGTGTTCCTTATGCGACGCCGTTTTCTCGGCCTCGAACCCGTCCAGGACCGCCGCCGAGCACTTGAAACGCGGCACTTGCCCCAATTTCAGCTCTGTTTTAAGACCAAATCCTTCGTTATCCCCTTTGCCTATATCTTCATTAGCTTCACCTTCGGTTTCGTATCATCATAATCATCGTAAACGAAGTCCTTCAGCTGCTGTTTCTCTTTTACGAAACCAAGTAAGTAACAATAATAGTCATGATACCaataataatagcaatagtaACTCGTTGGCTATAGTTGAGTCTACTCGTTTACTGAGTTACACGAGTCATActaataacaacaacaacaatgtTGGGTTGACTCAACATCATTTGGTTTTATCTGGTGGAAAAGAAGATTTAGGCGCTTTAGCAATGTTGGAAGATAGTGTTAAGAAGCTTAAGAGTCCTAAAATTTCCCCTGGTCCAGCTTTAAGTAAGGGTCAAATAGATTCTGCGTTTGATTTATTAGCTGACTGGTTCTATGAGTCTTGTGGGTCGGTTTCGTTTTCTAGCCTTGAACACCCAAAGTTTAGAGCTTTCCTTAACCAAGTTGGGATGCCGGCTATTTCAAGAAGGGACCTTTCCGGTGCTCGGCTCGATAATAAGTTTTACGAGGCCAAGGACGAATCCGAGGCTCGAATTAGGGATGCAATGTTCTTTCAAGTTGCTTCTGATGGATGGAAGAGGAAAAGTTGTTGTTGCAGTAGTTATACAAGTAGTAGTAGTGGTGGTAGTAACTTTGGATGCGTGGAGGagaattttgttaaatttagtgTTAATCTTCCGAATGGGAGTAGCTTGTACCAGAAGGCAGTCTTCACCGGTGGACCGGTGAGTACCAAGCAAGCTGAGGAGGTTTTGTGGGAGACGGTAATGGGGATACCGGGAAATGGTGTTCAGAAATGTGTAGGAATTGTTTCAGATCATAAGGTGAAGGCATTGAAGAATTTGGAGATTCAGAATAATTGGATGGTTAATCTTTCTTGTCAGCTTCAAGGTTTCATTAGTTTGATAAAGGATTTTAGCAAAGAGCTTCTTCTTTTCAGGACTGTCACTGAGAATTCCTTAAAGCTAGCGAATTTTGTAAATAATAATTTGCAAGCTAGGAACAGCTTTCGAAAGTATAAGATGCAGGAGCTTGATTGTGCTGGGTTGATACGAGTTCCTTTCAACGAATGCCATTGCAGCAGTAACATTGCACATGTTTTTGCAATGTTGGAGGACATATTGAACTGTTCACAAGTGCTTCAGATGGTTGTATTGGACGATTCTTACAAGGGGATCTGTATTGAGGATCCAGTTGCGAGGGAAGTTGCCAGTATTGTTCAAAATGAAGGGTTTTGGAATGATTTAGGGGCCGTTTATGCACTGGTGAAGTTGATCAGAGGTATGGCTCATGAGATTGAGGTGGAGAGGCCGTTAATCGGGCAATGCCTCCCTCTTTGGGAGGAGTTGAGGGTCAAAGTGAAGGAATGGTGCGCCAAGTTCAACATTGCCGAAGCGCCTGTTGAGAAAATCGTTGAAAAGAGATTTAGAAAGAACTACCACCCCGCATGGTCAGCTGCATTTATTCTCGATCCGCTTTACTTGATACGGGATACCAGCGGAAAATACCTTCCACCATTCAAGTGTTTGACTCACGAGCAAGAAAAAGATGTTGATAAACTCATAACTCGTTTGGTTACCAAGGAAGAAGCACATGTTGCACTGATGGAGCTCATGAAATGGAGATCAGAAGGGTTAGAACCACTTTATGCTCAAGCCGTTCAAGTTAAACAACGGGACTCTGTGACCGGAAAACTGAAGATCGCTAACCCCCAAAGCAGTAGGCTGGTATGGGAAACTTGTCTTAGCGAATACAAATCATTAGGAAAGGTTGCAGTGAGGCTTATCTTCTTACATGCAACATCATGCGGGTTTAAACGTAACTGGTCTTTGATGAAGTGGATTTGTGTACACAGACACTCACGGATAGGCCTCGAAAGGGCTCAAAAAATGATATTCATTGCAGCTCATTCGAAGCTCGGCAGGAGGGATTTCTCCAACGAGGAAGAAAAAGACGCGGATCTATTTATGATCGGCAGTGAGGATGACATCCTCAATGGAGTCTTTACAGATGCACCATAA